Proteins co-encoded in one Candidatus Zixiibacteriota bacterium genomic window:
- a CDS encoding tail fiber domain-containing protein: MRKASLQTIPALTLSLLALSTLVSPRVGAGVPYQINYQGHLYDDQGTPMTGVHDFVFRMYDAELGGNELWSEEHLDVPVNNGLVEVILGSVNYITPDIVTPPYSPTESFFDVFAEITVDGEVMQPRFLLSSVPYAMITHRVNGDITTSPGSLSMSEQIGLNYQEISWATMGGQSYGEMEASDGFSITKAYDKATPLLYESMAKKKSIGGSDSLLIMMLIESDTIWFSAEAVGGPSVTKIIDKASPGLLESSMEATDGVAITKAYDKATPKLYESMAKKKSVGGPDSVLMMSLIQSDSIWFMTAATDGSSMTSKTDKSSPQLFQSLVQSGEGPAVTKMFDKASPGLLEASMEATDGISVAKVYDKATPKLAGWNIIVNKGGVFSGDSVLIIAETDTVATRMAMMTTGPTHKNEIELLTGHMEQVSFTMKRDGGGESETIQIRESPTRAGMEMLKVSSLLPGDPPDTNVQVYATSEGGSMAISNVGGTDGDGLQITVTDDDNTLRLRHGGANTGVYLESDPVNGGRVGVNNEAPSEALQVSGNICASGTIGVCSDARFKDDVETIAGALDVVEHLRGIRFRWKSAQFPQHRFTGDSQVGFVAQEIVEVIPEVVSKGSDGYYSVDYGKLTPLLVEAIKELKAQNDELRHRLEALEKASH; the protein is encoded by the coding sequence ATGCGTAAGGCAAGTCTTCAAACGATTCCGGCGCTCACTCTTTCCCTTCTGGCGTTGTCAACTTTGGTTTCCCCGAGAGTCGGCGCTGGGGTTCCGTACCAAATCAACTACCAGGGTCATCTTTATGATGACCAGGGCACCCCAATGACAGGTGTTCATGACTTCGTCTTCAGGATGTACGATGCCGAACTGGGTGGAAATGAGCTTTGGTCGGAGGAGCATCTTGACGTTCCTGTAAACAACGGCCTTGTCGAGGTCATTCTCGGCTCGGTCAATTACATTACGCCTGATATTGTCACGCCACCCTACTCGCCCACGGAGTCTTTTTTCGACGTTTTTGCTGAGATCACTGTTGACGGTGAGGTGATGCAACCTCGGTTTCTACTTAGCAGTGTGCCCTATGCCATGATAACCCACCGAGTTAACGGTGACATCACGACTTCGCCAGGGAGCCTTAGCATGAGCGAGCAAATAGGTCTTAACTACCAAGAAATCTCATGGGCAACCATGGGCGGGCAGAGTTATGGCGAAATGGAAGCATCCGATGGATTCTCCATTACCAAGGCATACGACAAAGCAACACCGTTGCTTTATGAGTCAATGGCAAAGAAGAAGAGTATCGGTGGCTCTGATTCACTTCTGATTATGATGTTGATTGAAAGTGACACCATCTGGTTCTCTGCGGAGGCGGTCGGGGGACCGTCGGTTACCAAAATAATCGACAAGGCTTCTCCCGGTCTGCTGGAATCGTCAATGGAGGCAACTGACGGTGTCGCGATAACCAAGGCCTACGACAAAGCAACACCGAAGCTTTATGAGTCAATGGCAAAGAAGAAGAGTGTCGGAGGCCCTGATTCCGTTCTGATGATGAGCTTGATTCAGAGCGACAGTATCTGGTTCATGACGGCGGCAACGGACGGAAGCAGCATGACCAGCAAGACCGACAAGTCGTCGCCACAGCTCTTCCAGTCGCTGGTGCAGTCGGGCGAGGGACCAGCGGTCACCAAGATGTTCGACAAGGCGTCTCCGGGCCTGCTCGAAGCGTCGATGGAGGCAACCGACGGCATCTCAGTAGCCAAAGTCTATGATAAGGCTACCCCCAAGCTGGCCGGCTGGAATATCATCGTGAATAAGGGAGGAGTGTTCTCCGGCGACTCGGTTCTGATAATCGCGGAGACCGACACCGTTGCGACCCGTATGGCAATGATGACAACAGGCCCCACTCACAAGAACGAAATCGAACTGTTGACGGGCCATATGGAACAGGTCAGCTTCACCATGAAGCGCGATGGCGGCGGGGAATCGGAGACGATTCAAATCAGGGAATCGCCCACTCGCGCGGGCATGGAGATGCTCAAAGTCTCGTCGCTCTTGCCCGGCGATCCTCCGGACACCAACGTGCAGGTATATGCAACCAGTGAGGGCGGCTCCATGGCTATTTCCAATGTCGGTGGCACAGACGGAGACGGCCTGCAAATCACTGTCACCGATGACGACAACACACTAAGGCTTCGGCACGGCGGCGCGAACACCGGAGTTTACCTTGAATCGGACCCGGTCAACGGTGGCCGGGTCGGCGTCAACAACGAAGCCCCAAGCGAAGCATTGCAGGTAAGTGGGAACATATGTGCGTCCGGGACGATCGGAGTGTGCTCAGACGCGAGGTTCAAGGACGACGTGGAGACCATCGCCGGAGCTCTAGACGTGGTCGAACACCTGCGGGGCATCCGTTTCAGATGGAAGAGCGCGCAATTCCCGCAGCATCGCTTCACGGGTGACTCTCAGGTCGGGTTTGTCGCCCAGGAGATCGTGGAAGTCATTCCTGAAGTCGTGTCGAAAGGCAGCGACGGGTATTACAGTGTCGATTACGGCAAACTGACGCCGCTGCTGGTCGAGGCGATCAAGGAACTGAAAGCACAAAACGACGAACTGCGGCACCGGCTCGAAGCGCTGGAAAAGGCCAGTCACTAG